The Gymnogyps californianus isolate 813 chromosome 5, ASM1813914v2, whole genome shotgun sequence genome contains a region encoding:
- the SRSF5 gene encoding serine/arginine-rich splicing factor 5 isoform X3, protein MSGCRVFIGRLNPAAREKDVERFFKGYGRIRDIDLKRGFGFVEFEDPRDADDAVYELDGKELCSERVTIEHARARSRGRGRGRYSDRFSSRRPRSDRRNAPPVRTENRLIVENLSSRVSWQPICVVGLMTRSACGLS, encoded by the exons ATGAGCGGCTGCCGCGTCTTCATCGGGAGGCTGAACCCGGCCGCCAGGGAGAAGGATGTGGAGAGGTTCTTCAAGGGATACGGCCGCATCCGGGACATCGATCTGAAGagggggtttgggtttgtg GAATTTGAGGATCCGAGGGATGCAGATGATGCTGTCTATGAATTGGATGGAAAAGAGCTTTGCAGTGAGAG ggtTACAATTGAGCATGCAAGAGCACGCTCTAGGGGTAGAGGCAGAGGGAGGTACTCTGACCGTTTTAGTAGCCGCCGTCCACGTAGTGACAGGAG aaatgccCCACCTGTAAGAACAGAAAATCGCCTCATAGTAGAAAATTTGTCTTCCAGAGTCAGCTGGCAG CCTATCTGTGTCGTTGGCCTTATGACGAGGAGTGCCTGTGGGTTATCCTAA
- the SRSF5 gene encoding serine/arginine-rich splicing factor 5 isoform X2, which yields MSGCRVFIGRLNPAAREKDVERFFKGYGRIRDIDLKRGFGFVEFEDPRDADDAVYELDGKELCSERVTIEHARARSRGRGRGRYSDRFSSRRPRSDRRNAPPVRTENRLIVENLSSRVSWQDLKDFMRQAGEVTFADAHRPKLNEGVVEFASYSDLKNAIEKLSGKEINGRKIKLIEGSKRHRSRSRSRSRSRSSSRSRSRSRSRSRKSYSRSRSRSRSKSRSVSRSPMPEKSQKRGSSSRSKSPSSVDRQRSRSRSRSVDSGN from the exons ATGAGCGGCTGCCGCGTCTTCATCGGGAGGCTGAACCCGGCCGCCAGGGAGAAGGATGTGGAGAGGTTCTTCAAGGGATACGGCCGCATCCGGGACATCGATCTGAAGagggggtttgggtttgtg GAATTTGAGGATCCGAGGGATGCAGATGATGCTGTCTATGAATTGGATGGAAAAGAGCTTTGCAGTGAGAG ggtTACAATTGAGCATGCAAGAGCACGCTCTAGGGGTAGAGGCAGAGGGAGGTACTCTGACCGTTTTAGTAGCCGCCGTCCACGTAGTGACAGGAG aaatgccCCACCTGTAAGAACAGAAAATCGCCTCATAGTAGAAAATTTGTCTTCCAGAGTCAGCTGGCAG GATCTCAAAGACTTCATGAGACAAGCTGGGGAAGTAACCTTTGCAGATGCACACAGACCTAAGTTAAATGAAGG gGTGGTTGAATTCGCCTCTTACAGTGATTTAAAGAATGCTATTGAAAAGCTTTCTGgtaaagaaattaatggaagGAAAATCAAACTAATTGAAGGCAGCAAAAGGCACAG GTCCAGAAGCAGGTCACGGTCTCGTAGCAGAAGCTCATCCAGGTCTCGTAGCCGTTCCCGTTCCCGCAGCCGCAAGTCTTACAGCAGGTCAAGGAGTAGGAGCCGTAGCAAGTCTCGATCAGTTAGTAGATCTCCAATGCCAGAGAAGAGCCAGAAACGGGGTTCTTCCAGTAGATCTAAATCCCCATCATCTGTGGATCGGCAGAGGTCTAGATCAAGGTCCAGATCTGTTGACAGTGGCAACTGA
- the SRSF5 gene encoding serine/arginine-rich splicing factor 5 isoform X1 yields the protein MSGCRVFIGRLNPAAREKDVERFFKGYGRIRDIDLKRGFGFVEFEDPRDADDAVYELDGKELCSERVTIEHARARSRGRGRGRYSDRFSSRRPRSDRRNAPPVRTENRLIVENLSSRVSWQDLKDFMRQAGEVTFADAHRPKLNEGVVEFASYSDLKNAIEKLSGKEINGRKIKLIEGSKRHSRSRSRSRSRSRSSSRSRSRSRSRSRKSYSRSRSRSRSKSRSVSRSPMPEKSQKRGSSSRSKSPSSVDRQRSRSRSRSVDSGN from the exons ATGAGCGGCTGCCGCGTCTTCATCGGGAGGCTGAACCCGGCCGCCAGGGAGAAGGATGTGGAGAGGTTCTTCAAGGGATACGGCCGCATCCGGGACATCGATCTGAAGagggggtttgggtttgtg GAATTTGAGGATCCGAGGGATGCAGATGATGCTGTCTATGAATTGGATGGAAAAGAGCTTTGCAGTGAGAG ggtTACAATTGAGCATGCAAGAGCACGCTCTAGGGGTAGAGGCAGAGGGAGGTACTCTGACCGTTTTAGTAGCCGCCGTCCACGTAGTGACAGGAG aaatgccCCACCTGTAAGAACAGAAAATCGCCTCATAGTAGAAAATTTGTCTTCCAGAGTCAGCTGGCAG GATCTCAAAGACTTCATGAGACAAGCTGGGGAAGTAACCTTTGCAGATGCACACAGACCTAAGTTAAATGAAGG gGTGGTTGAATTCGCCTCTTACAGTGATTTAAAGAATGCTATTGAAAAGCTTTCTGgtaaagaaattaatggaagGAAAATCAAACTAATTGAAGGCAGCAAAAGGCACAG TAGGTCCAGAAGCAGGTCACGGTCTCGTAGCAGAAGCTCATCCAGGTCTCGTAGCCGTTCCCGTTCCCGCAGCCGCAAGTCTTACAGCAGGTCAAGGAGTAGGAGCCGTAGCAAGTCTCGATCAGTTAGTAGATCTCCAATGCCAGAGAAGAGCCAGAAACGGGGTTCTTCCAGTAGATCTAAATCCCCATCATCTGTGGATCGGCAGAGGTCTAGATCAAGGTCCAGATCTGTTGACAGTGGCAACTGA